One part of the Prochlorococcus marinus str. MIT 9313 genome encodes these proteins:
- a CDS encoding 2-phosphosulfolactate phosphatase family protein: MQLAYFHVAADVPQGAEPDAAVVIDVLRATTTIAWALNNGAEAVETFADLDQLRQSAAQWPESSRLMLGERGGQRIEGFDLGNSPVAVVPEQVAGKRLFMSTTNGTRSLQRVRGVQRLFTLALPNRKAVADHLLMDPPEQLWIVGSGWEGAYSLEDSLAAGALADLLLDAAADEACVANDELTAALALWQQWKHDPEACLRQASHGQRLIGLGDHDADFRCCAELDRLSVVPVQVKPGVLCAS, from the coding sequence TGTCGTCATCGACGTTCTCAGAGCCACCACCACCATCGCCTGGGCTTTAAACAACGGTGCCGAAGCTGTTGAAACCTTTGCTGATTTGGACCAACTGAGGCAGAGCGCCGCTCAATGGCCGGAGTCTTCCCGTTTGATGCTTGGTGAGCGAGGCGGACAGCGCATTGAGGGATTTGATCTGGGGAATTCCCCCGTCGCTGTGGTGCCCGAGCAAGTGGCTGGCAAAAGACTATTTATGAGCACGACTAACGGCACGCGCTCGTTGCAGCGAGTGCGTGGGGTTCAGCGTTTATTCACTTTGGCACTACCAAACCGCAAAGCTGTTGCAGACCACTTGTTAATGGATCCACCTGAGCAACTTTGGATTGTTGGTAGTGGCTGGGAAGGGGCCTACTCCCTGGAGGACTCTTTGGCGGCCGGAGCATTGGCCGATTTGCTATTGGATGCTGCGGCTGATGAGGCTTGTGTCGCGAACGACGAACTCACTGCTGCACTAGCCCTTTGGCAGCAGTGGAAGCACGATCCAGAAGCCTGTCTTCGTCAAGCCAGCCATGGCCAACGCTTAATTGGGCTTGGCGATCACGATGCAGATTTCAGATGTTGTGCTGAATTGGATCGGCTTTCTGTGGTTCCTGTTCAGGTCAAACCCGGAGTCCT